TAgataaaccggaccgacctcctcagaagacaaacatgggacacaaccgacagaatacccttcgtcgtccagtacttccccggagcggagaaactacgtcatcttcttcacagccttcaacacgtcattgatgacgatgaacatcttgccaaggtcatccccacacccccactacttgccttcaaacaaccgcgcaacctcaaacaaaccattgtttgcagcaaactacccagtcttcagaacagtgaccacgacaccacaaaaccctgtctctgcaagacgtgccagatcatcgacatggataccactattacacgtgagaacaccacccaccaggtatgcggtacatactcgtgcgactcggccaacgttgtctacctcatacgctgcaggaaaggatgtcccgaagcgtggtacattggcgagaccatgcagacgctgcgacaacgaatgaacggacatcgcgcaacaatcaccaggcaggaatgttcccttccagtcggggaacacttcagcattcaagggcattcagcctctgatctccgggtaagcattctccaaggcggccttcacgacccgcgacaacgcagaattgccgagcagaaacttatagccaagttccgcacacatgagtgcggcctcaaccgggacctgggattcatgtcacattacattcatcccccaccatctggcctgcgaaatcctaccaactgtcctggcttgagacaattcacacctctttaacctggggttaccccatctctggatctgtaaagatttaatcacctgctaatgctcgcattcctagcattgtttggcatctttgaatttgtctatatatgtgtttctggaacagacctcttcattcacctgaggaaggagcagcgctccgaaagctagtgacatcgaaacaaacctgttggactttaacctggtgttgtaagacttcgtactgtgctcaccccagtccaacgccggcatctccacatcattagatttattgacacatatcttgaggaaaaacatttttacccagagggtggtgagggtctggaatgcaccgctgaggagggtggtagagacgacTTGCCTCACATCCTCTTAAAAGTTCCTGGATGAAGACTGACACATCATAAcattcagggctatgggccaagtgctggcaaatgggattaggtaggtgggtcaggaTTTGAtgtgttggtgcaaactcgatggatcgAAGTGCCTCTTCTGCACTTTTGCTGATAATACAAGGTTCGGTGGCATCGTAGACAGCATTGATGACAGCATAAAACTGTAAGaagataataacaataataataatcacttattgtcacaagtaagcttcaatgaagttactgtgaaaagtccctagtcaccacattccggcggctgctcggggaggccgctgcaggaattgaacctgcgtccaatctctccctataactcagtctcttgagtcctggcaacatccttgtaaatctcttctgcgctctctccagtttaataacatctttcctatagcaaagcagccaaaactgaacacaatactccaggtgcgacctcaccaacgtcctgtacaactgcaacataacttcccaacttctacactcaatgccctgactgatgaaggccaaaagccttcttcacttccctatctacctgtgactccacctttagagaaccgtgcacctgaactccaaggtccctctgttccacgatattccctcaggccctaccattcactgtgaaagtcctaccttgatttgactttctgaaatgcaactcctcacacttatctgtattgaactccatttgccatttctcagcccacttTCCCAGCTGATCGagagcctgctgcaatttttgataaccttcctcactgccgccaagaccacctattttagtatcatctgcaaacttactgatcatgccttgtacgttCTCATCCAAATGGTTGATATAGATACAAACAGCACTCTCCTAGTTACTAATCTCCGAGTTACTCCCTACTTAGTTAATTACTCCAGTTtctcaaatttagaacagattcccaaccagcgaatcagctttactctgaggtaagttatttaaatttactcttccgaagctcctcctccccggattcgggccaaatccgctccctgccGACTTGGCCGTATAgtcccgaggtaagttatttatatttactgttccaaAGCTGCTCCTCCCCGGATTCGCACCAACTCAGCTCCCTGCGTTGGTGAGATTCATACATGGGTGTCTTGAAAATCGTTGGGACAGTAACTATCCTGTAAGGTAACGAGTCATTtttcttcccaattggccgaggaaggcagtgtgtcacaaggatggatgtgttggccgattAATGACtggaggatgggggaggtcatgtgatcaaacctccaggaatacatttaatcaaaattgatgaggagagaatgttgtgaatttctgtcCTAAACTGacggtgaggtttctgtaaatttacaggatactggaggtGGAGGTTAAACAGACGGGAaaagcaaaccaaacgtcacatcacgatctgacagagtcactcaattcatcagaacctgaatttcagcagcatttcggtgtggaaggtaaaaggtttgtctgtgagggaagatttcaggtctcagtgtgactggaaaagccccgagattcacaaaccctggttagaccaaacctggagaactgtgttcagttctgggcaacaaacctgaggaaggatagaatggcctcggagggagtgtagctcagatttacctgagtgatatctgaaccccccggggttaaattacgaaactagattacacaaaagagtcagagacatgatggcacaaagaacggcattcagtccattgagtccatgctagctctctggagcaatccagtcagtcccattctcctgctccctgtatcctcacaggtttatttccctcagatgtctatccaatttccttttgaaatcaaatcattcattgtttctattttcaaactccctcataggcagcaagtttcaggtcattgccgctcgctgtgtaaaaacatacatctcatatcacctcatatctcctgtaccttttacatacaaactcagaacaggccactcggcccctcgagcctgttcagcattcaataagattgcagctgatctcattctaacgttaactccacattcctgtctacccctgatgacctttcacccccttgctcatcaagaatctatccagctctgcctcaaaaatattcaaggactctgcttccactgccttttaaggacgtgagttccaaagtcttacaaccctcaagagaattaaaaaatcctcatctccatctgaaatgggtgactccttattttgcaacagtgatgcgTTCATTctcgattctccaacaagaggaaacatcctctccacatccaccctgtcaagaactCTCTGGATCTTGTATGGTTcattccaggttttacccaaaactttaaatctgtgtcccgactgcttgtacgatcagtgaatggaaacagagtttctttgtccacctgatggaaacctggcataatcttgtgtccctgaatcaaatttcccctcaacctcctttgctggaaccattctggtaaatctcctctgcaccttctccaagaaccttcacatccttcctgaaatgtggtgaccagagttttataaagattcataagaattcctacagtgcagaatcatagactttacaatgcagcgggaggccattcggccccaggggtctgcaccggcccttggaaagagcacccgacttaggtttaagcccatgcctccaccttgtccccgtaacccagtcaccccaactaacctttgaggcaatttagcgtggccaatccacctaacctgcacatctttggactgtgtgaggaatccggagcccccggaggaaatctatgcagacacggggagaaaatgcaaacttcacagaggcagtcacccgagactggaattgaatctgggattgtggagctgtgaggcagcagtgctaaccactgtgccaccccacagccgcacctaacctgcacatccctagacacgaagggacaatttatcaaggccaatccacctaatttgcccgtctttggactgcggggggaaTCCAGAGAACcgtgtggaaacccacgcagacacgggcagaaagtgcaaactccacacagacacacagtcaccaaggccggaattgaacccgggtccctggcgctgtgaggcagcagtgctaatcactgtgccaccagaagcatattttcagtatcaatattactgtttatgaagctcaaggtagAATTTGCTTTGCTAACTAATATGTGGCAAAGCAAATGTTAATATGTCGTGTAGATATACAAGATCccccttcacctctttctctctcctcccaaagaggccagttggattTTTATgataatccagcagttttcatggtcactttttcccagtgccgaccccacaaatgaccagattcattcagctcaatttcacaacctgtctttgtgtttttgtgggttctctctcactccctattttctgttttaaatcagtttcaccggGTGTTCAAAGGGGAAGCTTCAAAGTccagaaactcaaaccaagcatcacatcaggatctgacagagtcctcaatttatcatatcctgaatatcatcgtactttgaacatggaaggaaaaagcatcgttcccaGTGGAGAGAAACCGtatacgtgttgtgtgtgtggacgaggattcactcgatcatcaggcctcacaagccacaaatgcagtcacactgaggagaaaccgtggaaatgtgcggactgtgggaaagaatTCAATTACCCATCCAGGCTGGAAACTCAtcgccgcagtcacactggggagagaccattcacctgctccaagtgtgggaggggattcactcagttatctgccctgcggaaacaccaacaaattcacactggggagagaccattcccctgctccaagtgtgggaagagattcactcagccatccgccCTGCGCAAACataagcgaattcacactggggagagaccattcacctgctctgagtgtgggaagggattcactcagtcatcggccctgcagaagcaccagcgagttcacactgatcagaaaccttttcaatgtcctgactgcgggaagagctataaaagttctggggaactgatgctccatcaacgtgttcacactgacgagaaaccgttcaggtgctctcactgtgggactgggttcagacgatcatctcacctcactgtacatcagcgaagtcacactggggagaggccgtttatctgctcccagtgtgggaaggaattcactcagtcatccaacctgctgacacaccagcgaattcacactggggagagaccattcacctgcttctggtgtgggaagggattcactgagtcagccACCCTGCAGAaccaccggcgaattcacactggggagagaccattcgcctgctctcagtgtgggaagggattcactcagtcatcagctctgcggaaacaccagcaaattcacactgggggggggccaTTCATCTGTTCCTGGTGTAGgatgagattcactcagtcatctgatctACAGaatcaccagcaaattcacactggggggaggccattcacgtgctccaagtgtgggaagggattcactcggtcatccgacctgcggaaacaccagcgaattcacactggggaaaaaacatttgcctgctcctggtgtgggaagggatttactcggtcatctgacctgcggaaacaccagcgaattcacactggggagaaaccattcgcctgctcctggtgtgggaagagattcactcagtcatccgacctgcagaggcaccagtcagttcacactggagagaggccattcacctgctccacgtgtgggaaggaattcactcagtcatccgtcctgcagaggcaccagcgagttcacactggagagtgaCCGTTGACCTGCTccaattgtgggaagggatttaccgcttcatcccacctgctgacacaccaacgaggccagattaacggcgttcaaaaatcatcttgacaaacacatggatacgatggatacagagggatacggcacaagggttttggccaaggttggtatcatgaccggtacaagcttggagggccgaagggcctgttcctgtgctgtattgttctttgatctctGTGCAGTAATTGAACTTTGCTgtgactcacattcaggactgaaccatgttcatttgggtctctttctgctgataacaaactccagcccatttacaggggctaatattctggctaaaagtcaaataaattagatttgtgttaaatacgcagtgtgttgaaactttttaatatctctgacacaagttagttccttttgaagtactctcgctctcccctgtctcttccacctcacctccaacaagaagtgtgaggagcttgtggagcttctttgtgactgagattgagtaaatccgatcagctgcctctgctgcttccctcccttccacgagcccaccggaccaaactgtctctaattttcatcctttcctgagccctgaacccacatctttctctagtttctctcccatctcccctcatgccctctcatagCTCATCTTTCCATGAGACCCAGctgctgctccatcgaccctattcccactgagctactgatcagccaactaccctgtgtccacggatattgtcaacatttctctctcttcaggtactgtccctctgtcttcaaatctgccatcatcaccccctcctcaataaaacaaacccttgaccctgccatccttacaaattactgccccatcttcaacctccctgtcCTCTCCAAaccctttgaacatgttgtcacctcccaaatccttgcccatctttcccagaactcccatgtttgaatcccttcaatcaggtctctgccctgttgaaatacaagagacaaacagaatcttacccggagagaaagacagacaatccgggagcttggatccaacacggatatgttcataagaccagaagcaagggtagcagcacagtcattatcgagagacaacaatacctgttGGAGACAGACAGCTAAACAACATGAAACACAGTGCTAAGATCCCTTGACTCATATACCTGAGACAGGAATGAGAATTGGAGACGGACAGGAAGAACTgaaagactccagacacattaaccaaaaacagatggaatatctgaggggacaacagGCCGAAtcaaggaagttctacctgctcctTAATATACCAAacacataaagattattattattattgtcacaaataggctgacattaactctgcaatgaagttactgtgaaaagcccctagtcgccacactccggtgcatgttcaggtacacagggagaattcagactgtccaattcacctaacaagtctttgaggacttgtgggagaaaaccggagcacccggaggaaacccatgcaggcacggggagaacgtgcagaatccgcacagacagtgatccaagcgggatttgaactcaggaccctggtgttgtgaagcaacagtgctaaccactgtgctaccatcaggGAAATACTACAAGACAAACCCATTGGATAAGCCTGAGAGAGAAAatcatacagaatcatagaatttacagtggagaaggaggccattcggcccatcgatcctgcactggcccttggaaagagcaccctacttaagcccatgcctccacccaatcaccgtaacccagtaactccagctaacttttttttggacacgaaggggcaatttagcatgaccaatccacctaacctgcacatctttggacggtgggagaaaactggagcacccggagggaacccacacagacacggggagaatgtgcaaactccacacagtcacccaaggccagaatagctGAAACATGAACACACTGTTCCTGGTAGTTGATGGTACAGTAGTTCAATAAATATAATCAGTGGATTAAAATGGTGTGTAATAtagaataaaagcagaaaatgcaaaTTAacgcaacaggtctggcagcatcatagaatcttacagtgcagaaggaggctatttggccatcgagtttgcaccaacactacaaaagagcaccccacccaggtgcaCTTCCCCGCCCTCTCACTGTAACCCCACttcaccgttggacactaaggggcaatttagcacagccaatccaccaagatcccacaaacagaaatgtgactgaccagagaatctgttcagtgatgtttgttgagggatgaatattaagCAGTAAACCAGGGAGAACTCCCATGTTCTCTGGAATAACATcatgggaacttttacacccaactgagggcagatggggccagagttgaagatctgatctggaacactggacctctgacagtgcagtgctc
This portion of the Scyliorhinus torazame isolate Kashiwa2021f chromosome 5, sScyTor2.1, whole genome shotgun sequence genome encodes:
- the LOC140421417 gene encoding uncharacterized protein, whose product is MEGKSIVPSGEKPYTCCVCGRGFTRSSGLTSHKCSHTEEKPWKCADCGKEFNYPSRLETHRRSHTGERPFTCSKCGRGFTQLSALRKHQQIHTGERPFPCSKCGKRFTQPSALRKHKRIHTGERPFTCSECGKGFTQSSALQKHQRVHTDQKPFQCPDCGKSYKSSGELMLHQRVHTDEKPFRCSHCGTGFRRSSHLTVHQRSHTGERPFICSQCGKEFTQSSNLLTHQRIHTGERPFTCFWCGKGFTESATLQNHRRIHTGERPFACSQCGKGFTQSSALRKHQQIHTGGGPFICSWCRMRFTQSSDLQNHQQIHTGGRPFTCSKCGKGFTRSSDLRKHQRIHTGEKTFACSWCGKGFTRSSDLRKHQRIHTGEKPFACSWCGKRFTQSSDLQRHQSVHTGERPFTCSTCGKEFTQSSVLQRHQRVHTGE